A portion of the Parasteatoda tepidariorum isolate YZ-2023 chromosome 5, CAS_Ptep_4.0, whole genome shotgun sequence genome contains these proteins:
- the LOC107439206 gene encoding transport and Golgi organization 2 homolog isoform X2 yields the protein MCLLLFYVNPDAKTGELYLILASVRDEIYNRPTKLAEFWENFPNVIGGRDMEPGKEGGTWLAMSKTGKIAALLNILQPDEEILPNKKGRGFLVVDYVADDKDSISYLKDICSQGEDYNEFFLVTMDYSSRNMPKICCYSNHYSSSQPILIEPGVHAFGNSINPLEIYWPKVLEAKKKFSQIINGKTSVATKDTLVEDLFSLLRDNTRYPVDDMMRKQGKGKTRDFLEKLNSIFVSIPGANYGSRCHTVITIDAEGNVDYFERNRPEILSEVDDQWVSNNQSFKLLW from the exons atgtGTTTGCTACTTTTTTATGTGAATCCAGATGCTAAAACAggtgaattatatttaattctggCAAGTGTTCGAGATGAAATTTACAATCGTCCGACCAAACTAGCAGAGTTTTGGGAGAATTTTCCTAATGTAATTGGAG gtAGGGATATGGAACCTGGAAAAGAAGGTGGTACCTGGCTGGCCATGagtaaaactggaaaaattgcCGCTCTTCTCAATATTTTACAGCCAGACGAAGAAATACTACCAAATAAGAAAGGAAGAG GTTTCTTAGTAGTTGATTATGTTGCTGATGATAAGGATTCAATTAGTTACCTTAAAGATATCTGCTCACAAGGGGAAGACTATAATGAGTTTTTCTTAGTTACTATGGATTATAG TTCCAGAAACATGCCAAAAATCTGCTGTTACAGTAACCATTATTCATCATCCCAACCAATATTGATTGAACCAg gtGTACATGCATTTGGTAATAGCATTAACCCACTAGAAATTTATTGGCCAAAGGTCTTGGaggccaaaaaaaaatttagccaaATAATAAATGGAAAGACTTCAGTTGCCACCAAAGACACATTGGTAGAAGATTTATTCAGCTTACTGCGTGATAATACAAG ATATCCCGTTGATGACATGATGAGAAAACAAGGAAAGGGAAAAACTAGagattttttggaaaaattaaattctatatttgtaTCCATCCCAGGAGCTAATTATGGTAGCAG ATGTCACACCGTAATTACTATTGATGCTGAGGGTaatgttgattattttgaaaggaACAGACCTGAAATCCTTTCTGAAGTTGATGATCAATGGGTTTCCAATAATCAATCATTTAAGTTACTGTGgtga
- the LOC107439205 gene encoding E3 ubiquitin-protein ligase NRDP1 — protein sequence MGYDITRFEGEVDEELICPICSGVLEEPLHAPQCEHAFCKSCINEWLARQPSCPVDRQPITPNELKPVPRILRNLLSRLLIMCDNEKFGCSVIVKLERLEIHKEECEHNPKRPVPCEQGCGLVVPKDELREHNCVREMRMLLQTQQLRINEMQCNLNETRKDIDLLKTCVQECIRAMRLANPSVPALVETLEQDETMRWIGSLQRARVTRWGGMISTPDSVLQTMVRRALSESGCPPHLAAELMENAHERRWPTGLSTLETRQSNRRYYENYVCKRIPGKQAVVVMAVDNPHMNDDMVLDPGLVMIFAHGIE from the coding sequence atgggaTACGATATTACTCGATTCGAAGGTGAAGTTGACGAAGAATTGATCTGTCCTATTTGTTCTGGTGTTTTGGAAGAGCCCTTGCATGCTCCGCAATGTGAACacgctttttgtaaaagttGTATTAATGAATGGCTTGCAAGGCAACCGTCTTGTCCTGTAGACCGTCAACCAATTACTCCAAATGAATTGAAACCAGTGCCGCGAATTCTGCGTAATTTACTTTCCCGTTTACTTATTATGTgtgataatgaaaaatttggctGCTCTGTTATAGTGAAACTAGAGCGTCTTGAAATCCACAAGGAAGAATGTGAGCATAATCCTAAACGACCTGTTCCTTGCGAGCAAGGGTGTGGATTGGTTGTGCCAAAAGATGAATTAAGAGAGCATAATTGTGTTAGAGAAATGAGAATGCTGTTGCAAACTCAGCAACTGAGGATCAACGAAATGCAATGCAATCTGAATGAGACCAGGAAAGACATTGACTTGCTGAAAACCTGCGTGCAAGAATGCATTCGTGCAATGAGATTAGCCAATCCAAGTGTTCCGGCATTAGTAGAAACTCTCGAACAAGACGAAACTATGAGATGGATCGGTTCTCTACAGCGAGCTCGTGTAACGCGTTGGGGTGGCATGATTTCGACACCTGATTCCGTTTTGCAAACCATGGTGAGAAGAGCACTGAGTGAAAGTGGTTGTCCTCCACACCTAGCTGCGGAGTTAATGGAAAACGCTCACGAAAGAAGATGGCCTACGGGTTTGAGTACTTTAGAGACCCGTCAGTCCAATAGGAGATATTATGAGAATTATGTTTGCAAAAGAATTCCTGGTAAACAAGCTGTTGTTGTAATGGCTGTTGATAATCCCCATATGAATGATGATATGGTCTTAGATCCTGGATTAGTCATGATTTTTGCTCATGGTATTGAGTAA
- the LOC107439206 gene encoding transport and Golgi organization 2 homolog isoform X1: MIFKKTMCLLLFYVNPDAKTGELYLILASVRDEIYNRPTKLAEFWENFPNVIGGRDMEPGKEGGTWLAMSKTGKIAALLNILQPDEEILPNKKGRGFLVVDYVADDKDSISYLKDICSQGEDYNEFFLVTMDYSSRNMPKICCYSNHYSSSQPILIEPGVHAFGNSINPLEIYWPKVLEAKKKFSQIINGKTSVATKDTLVEDLFSLLRDNTRYPVDDMMRKQGKGKTRDFLEKLNSIFVSIPGANYGSRCHTVITIDAEGNVDYFERNRPEILSEVDDQWVSNNQSFKLLW; the protein is encoded by the exons atgatttttaaaaaaacg atgtGTTTGCTACTTTTTTATGTGAATCCAGATGCTAAAACAggtgaattatatttaattctggCAAGTGTTCGAGATGAAATTTACAATCGTCCGACCAAACTAGCAGAGTTTTGGGAGAATTTTCCTAATGTAATTGGAG gtAGGGATATGGAACCTGGAAAAGAAGGTGGTACCTGGCTGGCCATGagtaaaactggaaaaattgcCGCTCTTCTCAATATTTTACAGCCAGACGAAGAAATACTACCAAATAAGAAAGGAAGAG GTTTCTTAGTAGTTGATTATGTTGCTGATGATAAGGATTCAATTAGTTACCTTAAAGATATCTGCTCACAAGGGGAAGACTATAATGAGTTTTTCTTAGTTACTATGGATTATAG TTCCAGAAACATGCCAAAAATCTGCTGTTACAGTAACCATTATTCATCATCCCAACCAATATTGATTGAACCAg gtGTACATGCATTTGGTAATAGCATTAACCCACTAGAAATTTATTGGCCAAAGGTCTTGGaggccaaaaaaaaatttagccaaATAATAAATGGAAAGACTTCAGTTGCCACCAAAGACACATTGGTAGAAGATTTATTCAGCTTACTGCGTGATAATACAAG ATATCCCGTTGATGACATGATGAGAAAACAAGGAAAGGGAAAAACTAGagattttttggaaaaattaaattctatatttgtaTCCATCCCAGGAGCTAATTATGGTAGCAG ATGTCACACCGTAATTACTATTGATGCTGAGGGTaatgttgattattttgaaaggaACAGACCTGAAATCCTTTCTGAAGTTGATGATCAATGGGTTTCCAATAATCAATCATTTAAGTTACTGTGgtga